In candidate division WOR-3 bacterium, the genomic stretch TGCTCTCAAGTGTCGGCCGGAGTGACTCAGCGAGCTCTGGGTAGCGCCGTAGATATGCCTCTACGGACACCTTCTTCCCCGACCGTCGAGCACTGGCAAACAGTTCTATGGCTGTCAACTCAGCGTCAGTCGGGCGGTGGCCCGGAGTTTCCGTGGTGTTTTTCATGATCAATGCTCTCAATATGATATCTGTGATGTTTCTTGATATGAATTCTGTTAGTTTGATGTGTTCAGTGTGTTCAGTGTGTTCAGTGTGTTGGGTGTGCTTTGTTGGCGCTAGACCATGCGCTTCAGTGCATCCATGCCGTTCTTGTACGCGTAACCTACCTGGCGTGTCGACAGCTTCAGCTTGCGTGAGATCTCGGGGAAGTTCAGTCCTTCCCTCCAGTAAGCCCAGATCACATCCCGCTGTCGCTTCGGCAGTCGGTCCGTCAGCCCGACGAGGTACTTCTGGAGTTCCACTTGCCGGATGCGAGCATCGCGCGGACACTCCCTCTCGTCCGGGCAGGCTTCGTCCAGGTCTTCCGGCGGTACCGCCTCGACCATGCGAGCCGGGCCACACTTCCGCTTCCGCATCTGGTCTATCACCAAATGCTTGGCGATGGAGTACACCCAAGTCCTCAATGAGGCCTTTGCCCGGTCGAAACGGTGACGGTGCCTGAACGCCTTGACTAGCGTGCATGACGCGACTTCGAACGCCCCTACCTCGTCATAGCCGAACTCACGCTTCAGCCATCT encodes the following:
- a CDS encoding sigma-70 family RNA polymerase sigma factor, with product MKISASQDVATDDALFVAIWRLEGGLTRWLKREFGYDEVGAFEVASCTLVKAFRHRHRFDRAKASLRTWVYSIAKHLVIDQMRKRKCGPARMVEAVPPEDLDEACPDERECPRDARIRQVELQKYLVGLTDRLPKRQRDVIWAYWREGLNFPEISRKLKLSTRQVGYAYKNGMDALKRMV